The DNA window GGGTTTTCTGCACTCTGATGCCGCCCGGTTCTTTGCTTTCCAGCAGCCGCTGGATTTTTTCCTGCAGCGAATAAAGCGGAATGCGGGTAGAGACCAACTCAACGGAAATCCCCAGGATCGACAACAGCTTCACCACGCGCTCGTCGTCATAGAACACCAGCAGACGCGTCTTGCTGTTGTACTGCTGGTGCAGGGACACCAGGCTTTCGATCACGTTGACGCTCTGTTCCAGATTTTGCGAGGTGAAAATCAGCGCGATATCGTGCTTGGTGATCTTCTCTGCTTTGGCGCCGCCGTGCATGAAATCGGAAAACAGGCGGATATCGTACGCGCCGTAGTGTTTCTTCAGCAGCACCGACAGGCCAACATAGCTGTACTTAC is part of the Serratia marcescens genome and encodes:
- a CDS encoding LuxR family transcriptional regulator, with product MSKNNVLVISECKYSYVGLSVLLKKHYGAYDIRLFSDFMHGGAKAEKITKHDIALIFTSQNLEQSVNVIESLVSLHQQYNSKTRLLVFYDDERVVKLLSILGISVELVSTRIPLYSLQEKIQRLLESKEPGGIRVQKTRELSPAESDVIFNLLRGDSLLHIAEKRGTHPKTIFSQKYSAMKKLRLRSMSTIFVAGK